One genomic region from Pseudorca crassidens isolate mPseCra1 chromosome 11, mPseCra1.hap1, whole genome shotgun sequence encodes:
- the CSRP2 gene encoding cysteine and glycine-rich protein 2 gives MPVWGGGNKCGACGRTVYHAEEVQCDGRSFHRCCFLCMVCRKNLDSTTVAIHDDEIYCKSCYGKKYGPKGYGYGQGAGTLNMDRGERLGIKPESVQPHRPTTNPNTSKFAQKYGGAEKCSRCGDSVYAAEKIIGAGKPWHKNCFRCAKCGKSLESTTLTEKEGEIYCKGCYAKNFGPKGFGYGQGAGALVHAQ, from the exons ATGCCCGTCTGGGGAGGTGGCAACAAGTGCGGGGCCTGTGGGAGGACTGTGTACCACGCAGAGGAGGTGCAGTGCGATGGCCGGAGCTTCCACCGCTGCTGCTTCCTGTGCA TGGTTTGCAGGAAAAATTTAGATAGTACAACAGTGGCAATTCACGATGACGAGATCTACTGCAAATCCTGCTATGGAAAGAAGTACGGGCCAAAAGGCTACGGGTACGGCCAGGGCGCGGGCACACTCAACATGGACCGGGGCGAGAGGCTGGGCATCAAGCCCGAGAG TGTTCAACCTCACAGGCCTACGACAAATCCAAACACTTCTAAATTTGCTCAGAAGTACGGAGGTGCTGAGAAGTGTTCCAGATGTGGGGATTCTGTGTACGCTGCCGAGAAGATCATTGGAGCTGGAAAG CCCTGGCACAAAAACTGCTTCCGATGTGCCAAGTGTGGGAAGAGTCTTGAGTCAACGACTCTGACTGAGAAAGAAGGTGAAATCTATTGTAAAG GATGCTATGCGAAAAACTTTGGGCCCAAGGGATTTGGCTATGGCCAAGGGGCAGGAGCCCTTGTTCATGCTCAGTAG